A region of the Pricia mediterranea genome:
AAGTTTTTGTTGAATAGAAACGACGTTGATGTGGATAGGATGGTATCCATAAAAGTTGAAAAGGAAAAAATCACTACTGTCTTATCGGAGCTATTTACTGGTACCAATGTTGTTTACGAAGTATTGAAAAAGCAGATAATTCTAAGAAAGGACCCTGAAAAATCAACACCAGTTATGATTTCAAAAATTTCGGGACCTGATAAAGTGACAACACAGTTTCAAGTTTCGGGTACCGTCACCGATACGAATGGCACCCCTCTTCCTGGAGCGAACATTTTAGAAAAAGGTACAATCAATGGCGTACAAACCGATTTTGACGGCAACTTCTCCATTGAACTTTCCGACGAAAATGCAACTTTGGTCATCTCTTATATCGGTTTTGCCGAAAGGGAGGTAGCTGTCAATGGGCAGACAACCCTTAATGTGCAGTTGGAGGAAAGTGCGCAAGGGTTGGACGAGGTTGTTGTTGTCGGGTACGGAACAACGGAAAGAGAGATGCTTTCAACGGCGGTCAGTACGGTCGAAACCGAAAATATTGCAGAACGGCCCATAGCTGACGTTTCTTCCAGTTTGCAAGGCCTTAGCCCCGGTCTGAACGTCACTCAGTCCACTGGTAAGGTAGGGGAAGAACCGAGAATCAATATTCGGGGCTTTACTTCCATCAACGGGGGGCAACCATTAATATTGATCGATGGTATCGAAGGAAGTCTGAGCAATTTGAATCCAAACGACGTAGAGTCAATAAGTGTGCTAAAGGATGCTGGGGCTGCCGCAATTTATGGCGCCAGGGGCTCTTTTGGAGTAGTATTGGTTACCACAAAAAACGCCAAGCAGGGCAATGTTCAAGTGAACGTAGGGGTCACTACAGCTATCAGTTCGCCGACGAATAATACCGACTTCGTTACGGACCCTTACCAGGCCGTATCCATAGTTGATGAAGCCTTTAGGAATAATAGCGGGGCGTCTTATACCGGATATACGGAAGAGGATATGGCAGAACTTTTAAAGGTCTCTCAAAATCCGTCACTGGCTAGGGTAATCGTAGATCAAAGAAATGGACGTGATCAGTATGTGCACTACGGACATACGGACTGGTGGAATTACTTTTTTAGAAAAAGCTATCCATCCCAAATTTATAATGCTTCGGTTTCCGGTGGTTCCGAAAAGATAAAGGCGAACTTTTCGTATAGAAATTACAGGTCGACAGGTATTCTTAAAGTTCAGGATGATACCTACAAGAAATATAATCTAAGGGGCAAATTGGATATCGAAGCTACCGATTGGATGACCTTTTCGAACAATATGCAATACAACAGTTCCGAGGATATTGAACATGGAGGAAGCCAATACGGAAGCTATGGAAGACCTTGGGGCAGCCTGATCTGGGTACATGCCTTACCGTCGTATGTTCCGGTAAACCCTAATGGTGGCGCGCTTTGGCGTACTGAATTGAACAATTACACGATAGGGGACGGCGTGTACGCGGGATTGTTGCAGGGCACTTCAAAACAAGTAACGAATGCGGATGAATTTTCGAACATTGCCTCTGTCGAAATAAGGCCATTTGCGTCTACGACTATCAATATGAATTATGCCGTTCGTAGAAACAACTTTAATCGATTCCAGCGGTCCACGCGAATCCCGTATTCCATATATCCCGAAGAGATAGGACTCCTAGGCAACGATTATTTGAACGAATACCGAACCGAAAGCAGTTATGATGCGTTGAATATTTATGGGGAGTACAAAGGCTCTTTTGATGATCATAGCGTTAAGGTAACCGCCGGTTTTAACCAAGAGACATTCTTGACAAAAAGTATCGAAGCTAGCAAACAGAACCTGATTTCTAATGATCTGAATTCTTTAGGCTTGGCTACGGATAACCCTGAGGCGGGCGGAAGTGCTTCCGAATGGGCCCTGCAAGGTTTGTTCTATCGACTGTCCTACGATTTCAAGGATAAATATCTTTTGGAATTGAATGGAAGATATGATGCTACCTCGCGATTTCCTTCCGACTACCGTTGGGGATTTTTTCCATCGATTTCCGCAGGATGGTTAGTTAACAGGGAAGGATTTTTGAAAAATTTATCCGAAAGCGTTAATCTTTTAAAACTAAGGGCATCCTACGGTTCTCTAGGGAATCAAAATATTGATGATTACGCCTATTTTCCCACCTTACCGAACGGTACCTATAATTATCCAATGAACGGTACCCGCTTGAACTACATCGAGTCGCCCGGTTTAAATCCTTCTGAAATTACCTGGGAAAAGGTCAGTACCCTGAACTTTGGAACCGATATTGCTTTGTTCGATAATCGATTGACCGCCAATTTTGATTGGTTCCAGCGTGATACCAAGGGGATGTTGGCCCCGGGAGCAAGTCTCCCAAGTGTACTGGGAACGGTATCCCCCCTAGAGAACGCGGCGGACTTAAGGGCTCGGGGTTTTGAGCTTTCTTTGGGCTATCAAGATTCTTTTGATTTGGGCGATGACCCTTTTTCTTTCTCCATCACTGGTAATTTATCGAATTCCATTACCAAAATAACCCGTTTCGAGAATCCGAATAAGAGTTTGATCGATTTCTATGAAGGGATGACGATAGGCGAACTTTGGGGCTATCGGATCGAAGGCCTATTCCAATCCGAACAGGAAATTGCCAATCATGCGGATCAGAGTTTTGTTTCCAATCGCATCTCATCGGGAGGAGGTCTTAAGCCTGGGGACGTGAAGTATATAGACCTGAACGGCGACAGTTTCATCGGTGAGGGCGAAAATACTGCCAACGACCCTGGAGACAGGGAAATTATTGGAAATTCGGCGCCGCAATACCTTTACAGTTTTGTACTGGATGCCAAATGGAAAGGTTTTGATATTTCTGGTTTCTTTCAGGGAGTAGGCAAACAGGATTGGTATCCGAACAACGACTCCCGCTTTTTTTGGGCCCAATACAATCGACCTTACAACTCTTACATCAGAAAAGACCTTGTCAACAACATGTGGTCACCTGAAAATCCGGATGCCTACTTTCCCAGAAATTACGGATACATTGCCATTGGAGGTTCACTGGAAAAAATTAACGACCGGTATTTGCAATCCGTGGCATATTTGCGCCTAAAGAACTTGACCTTGGGGTATACGCTACCCGAAGGGATCATTTCACAATCCCCTACGACAAGGCTCAGAGTTTATCTCAGCGGGGAAAATTTGTTCACCTTTTCGCCTTTAACCGATTATATCGACCCAGAAGCGGCCAGTTCGTCGGTGAATCTCAATAGTCCTTCTGCATCATCCAATAGGAGCACGGCACAAGTGAATCCGTTTTCAAAAACCTATTCCTTGGGATTAACCTTTCAATTTTAAAAAATCAAGTTATGAAATTTAAGCATATAGTATCGATTGCGGCTCTTGCCCTAGGTCTACACGCCTGTAGCGATGATTATCTGGATAAGGAACCATTGTCCGAGATTACGGCAGAAAACTTCTTCAATACCGAAG
Encoded here:
- a CDS encoding TonB-dependent receptor translates to MKLTFFLTIISLFQIQANTYSQNKRISLDMPDVTIEEVIQQIESLSDFKFLLNRNDVDVDRMVSIKVEKEKITTVLSELFTGTNVVYEVLKKQIILRKDPEKSTPVMISKISGPDKVTTQFQVSGTVTDTNGTPLPGANILEKGTINGVQTDFDGNFSIELSDENATLVISYIGFAEREVAVNGQTTLNVQLEESAQGLDEVVVVGYGTTEREMLSTAVSTVETENIAERPIADVSSSLQGLSPGLNVTQSTGKVGEEPRINIRGFTSINGGQPLILIDGIEGSLSNLNPNDVESISVLKDAGAAAIYGARGSFGVVLVTTKNAKQGNVQVNVGVTTAISSPTNNTDFVTDPYQAVSIVDEAFRNNSGASYTGYTEEDMAELLKVSQNPSLARVIVDQRNGRDQYVHYGHTDWWNYFFRKSYPSQIYNASVSGGSEKIKANFSYRNYRSTGILKVQDDTYKKYNLRGKLDIEATDWMTFSNNMQYNSSEDIEHGGSQYGSYGRPWGSLIWVHALPSYVPVNPNGGALWRTELNNYTIGDGVYAGLLQGTSKQVTNADEFSNIASVEIRPFASTTINMNYAVRRNNFNRFQRSTRIPYSIYPEEIGLLGNDYLNEYRTESSYDALNIYGEYKGSFDDHSVKVTAGFNQETFLTKSIEASKQNLISNDLNSLGLATDNPEAGGSASEWALQGLFYRLSYDFKDKYLLELNGRYDATSRFPSDYRWGFFPSISAGWLVNREGFLKNLSESVNLLKLRASYGSLGNQNIDDYAYFPTLPNGTYNYPMNGTRLNYIESPGLNPSEITWEKVSTLNFGTDIALFDNRLTANFDWFQRDTKGMLAPGASLPSVLGTVSPLENAADLRARGFELSLGYQDSFDLGDDPFSFSITGNLSNSITKITRFENPNKSLIDFYEGMTIGELWGYRIEGLFQSEQEIANHADQSFVSNRISSGGGLKPGDVKYIDLNGDSFIGEGENTANDPGDREIIGNSAPQYLYSFVLDAKWKGFDISGFFQGVGKQDWYPNNDSRFFWAQYNRPYNSYIRKDLVNNMWSPENPDAYFPRNYGYIAIGGSLEKINDRYLQSVAYLRLKNLTLGYTLPEGIISQSPTTRLRVYLSGENLFTFSPLTDYIDPEAASSSVNLNSPSASSNRSTAQVNPFSKTYSLGLTFQF